TGTAGCATCTTCAGTTTCTCCAGATCTATGAGAAACTACTGCTGTCATTCCAGCTCTTTTAGCCATTTCAATAGCATCTAAAGTTTCAGTTAATGTACCAATTTGGTTAAGTTTTATTAATATAGCATTTCCTGCTTTTAACTCTATTCCTCTTTTTAATCTCTCAGTATTTGTTACAAATAAGTCATCTCCTACTAATTGTACTTTATCTCCTAATTTAGCAGTTAATAATTGCCATCCTGCCCAGTCATCTTCTCCTAATCCATCTTCTATAGATTTAATTGGATATTTTTCAACTAGACTTGCATACCATTCTACCATTTCTTCAGAAGTTCTTACAACTCCTCCTTCTCTTTTAAAATGGTATTCAAATTTTCCATCTACTTCTTTACAGAACTCACTTGATGCAGCATCCATAGCAAAAGTGATGTCTTTTCCTGGCTCGTATCCTGCTGCTTTTATAGCTTCCATTATTAAATCTAAAGCTCCTTCTGTTCCATTAATTTTAGCAGGTGCATATCCTCCTTCATTCCCTACATTAGTAGAATCTCCATTAGCTTTTAATAATTTTCCTAAGTGATGGAATACTTCACAACCCATTCTCATAGCTTCATTAAAATTAGCAGCTCCAACTGGTTGAATCATGAACTCTTGAACGTCTACTGCTGAGTCAGCATGTGATCCTCCATTTAATATATTCATCATAGGTAAAGGTAATTCTTTTGCATTTACTCCACCTAAATATTTATATAAAGGCATTCCTAAAGCTTCAGCTGCTGCTTTAGCTACTGCTAAAGATACACCTAGTATAGCATTTGCTCCTAATCTTCCTTTGTTAGGTGTCCCATCTAAAGCAATCATAGCTTTATCAATTTTAACTTGGTCTAAAGCATCCATTCCTAAAATTAATTCTTTAATTTCTGTATTAACATTATTTACTGCTGTTAATACTCCTTTTCCTAAATATCTAGATTTATCTCCATCTCTTAATTCTACTGCCTCATAAGCTCCTGTAGAAGCTCCTGATGGAACAGCAGCTCTTCCTTTTGCTCCACATTCTAATACTACATCTACTTCTACTGTAGGATTTCCTCTAGAATCAAGTATTTCTCTTGCTACTACATCAATTATTCTTGTCATTTTTTTCCTCCTATTTTTTATTTTATATCTCTCAGTTTTATTTTACTCTAATAATTTTTACTGTGTTTGTTGTTCCTGGCATAAATACTTCTTCACCACATGTAGCTGCTATTATATCTCCAGATTTTACTAATCCTAATCCTACTGCAGCTTTTTCAGCATTTTCCATAAAATCATTTAAATTTTTAAAATCTCCACTTAAATAAGGAATAACCCCTTTACTTAATAATAATTGGTTGAAAGATTTTTGACTATTTGTTACTGCTAAAATCATTGCACTAGGGAAATATTTTCTTAAACTTCTAGCAGCTCTTCCTGATCCAGTTCCTACTACTATTAACTTAGCTCCTAATACTTCTGCAGCATCAACACATCCTTTTGCTACTGCTTCTGTAATTCCTATTTCTTCTTTTTTATCATAATCTACATTACTATACAATAATGGATCTGTTTTTTCAGCTATTCTTGTCATAACTTCTACTGCTTCAACTGGATATTTTCCTTTTGCACTTTCACCAGATAACATTACTGCATCTGTTCCATCTAATATAGCATTAGCAACATCATTAGCTTCTGCTCTTGTTGGTCTAGGATTATTAATCATAGAATCTAACATTTGAGTAGCAGTAATAACTGGTTTTCCAGCTTGATTACATTTTTCTATCATCATTTTTTGAGCAAATGGAACTTCTTCTACTGGTATTTCTACTCCTAAATCCCCTCTAGCTACCATTATCCCATCAGAAAGCTCTAATATTTCATCAAAGTTATCTAATCCTTCTTTATTTTCTATTTTAGAAATTATTTTTATATCTGCTCCACCATTTTCAGTTAATACTCTTCTAACTTCTCTTACATCATCACCTTTTCTTATAAATGATGCTGCTACAAAGTCAATTCCTTGTTGACATCCAAATTTTAAATCAGCTATATCTTTTTTAGCTAAGGCTGGTAAATTAACTTTTACATTTGGTAAGTTAACTCCTTTATTTTCTCCTAACATTCCATTATTTTCTACAACACATTTAACTTCATTTCCAACTATTTCTTTTACAGTTAATTCTATTAATCCATCATCTATTAATACTGTATTTCCTACAGATAAATCTTTTGCAAAATCATCATAAGTAACTGCTACCATTTTACTATTTCCTATAACAGTTTTATCTGTTGTTATTGTAAATTCTTGACCAGCAACTAATTTTACATCTTCTCCATTTTCTAATTTTATAGTTCTAATTTCAGGTCCTTTTGTATCTAATAATATAGCTGCTTTTAATCCTGTTTCTTCTTTAACTTCTCTTAAAGCTGCTATTCTAGCTGCATGTTCTTCATGACTTCCATGAGAAAAGTTTAATCTCATTACATTCATTCCAGCTTTCAATAATTTTGTTAACATTTCTTTTGATTCACTTTTTGGTCCAATAGTACATACTATTTTTGTTTTTTTCACAAAATCACCTCTATAATTTATTAAAAATTTTATTACAAACATAACTAATACATATTTAACATCCTAATTTTAAACAAATTTTTAATTTTTGTCAATTTTCTTAAAGGTTATTTTTTCATCTATTTTAGTTATATCCTTACTCAAATATTGAACTTTTTTATATAAATTTTATTTTTATATAATTTTTATTTTAAAATTATAAAAAAAAGAGATGCTTTGCATCTCCTTAAAATCTTTTAAATGGCGGGAGTGACGAGACTCGAACTCGCGACCCCTAACGTGACAGGCTAGTGCTCTAACCAACTGAGCTACACCCCCATTTTAATGGTGGTCACAATAGGACTTGAACCTATGACCCCCTGCTTGTAAGGCAGGTGCTCTCCCAACTGAGCTATGCGACCATAAGTGGTGGCCAGAGGCGGAATCGAACCACCGACACGGGGATTTTCAGTCCCCTGCTCTACCGACTGAGCTATCTGGCCAAACAAAATATTTCTTTCTAAAAAAAAATGGCGGAGAACCAGAGACTCGAACTCTGAAGCCTTACGGCGTCGGTTTTCAAGACCGATTCCTTACCAATTAGGATAGCTCTCCAGCACATATGGTACCCCGTAGGGGAATCGAACCCCTGTTTCCAGAGTGAAAATCTGATGTCCTAACCGTTGAACGAACGGGGCATTTTGTTAAAATGGTGGATCTAATTGGAATCGAACCAATGACCACTCGGTTATGAGCCGAGTGCTCTAACCAGCTGAGCTATAGATCCATATGTACTTAATATTTTATTTTATGGCGTGTCTGAAGGGATTCGAACCCCTGACCCACGCCTTAGAAGGGCGTTGCTCTATCCAGCTGAGCTACAGACACATCTAAATGATTAATGGTGCGTCATACTGGATTTGAACCAGTGACAACACGATTAAAAGTCGTGTGCTCTACCTACTGAGCTAATGACGCTTACCTGGAGCGGGAAACGAGGTTCGAACTCGCGACATTCAGCTTGGAAGGCTGACGCTCTACCAACTGAGCTATTCCCGCATAAAACTGTAACACTGAATATTTATTTGGTGGCGGGGAAAGGATTTGAACCTCTGACCTTCGGGTTATGAGCCCGACGAGCTGCCAACTGCTCTACCCCGCGATATGGTGCCTAGAGCCGGAATCGAACCGGCACGGTATCAAGATACCACAGGATTTTAAGTCCTGTGCGTCTACCTGTTCCGCCATCCAGGCTTCTTAATTTAGCATTTTCATTTCTGCTCCCTTAAGACAAGAATAATAATACCATATTTTATAAATTCTGTCAACATATTTTTTTAAATAAAAAATGTTTTTTAAATTTTTCTTTTATTTTCAAGGATTTATTTTTTTGATTTTATTATTTTTTCTTTTTCTATTTTACTTTTTTGTTTTAAAAAATATTCTAATTTTGCAGCATTACTTTTATTTTCTTCTTCAAAAATAACTTCTATTTTTTTACATTTATGACTTCGAGTATATTTAGCTCCTTTTCCTTCCATATGTTGTTTATATCTTTTTTCTACATTTTTAGTAATCCCTGTATAGATAGAATCATCTTGACATCTTAACATATATACATACCATTTTTCTTTTTTCATTTCTTTTTCTCCTTTTGTATAAAAAAAACTATATTTTATTGAGGAAATATTATATAATTATATATAAAATATTAATATACTCATATCTTGTGAGTTTTATATATTATATCAATTCATTAAATAAAATTATATAATTTTTAAGGAGGGAATTTTGGACAATCTTCAAGAAAAACGTAAACTACATGCTTTTGAACTTGGTATCCTACTAATATTTTTATTTATTATTTCTCTACTATTTTATGGTAAATTTATATTAAAAGAAAATATTTTTATAGGATTTTCTAATATTCTCACATCTCAAGCTGGTTTAATCACAGATTTTTTAATGGTTGGTGGTTTGACTGCTGGCTTTCTAAATTCTCTTATTATCTTGCTTTTTAATTATTTTATTATCAAATATCTAAATATAGAATTAAAAGGTATGGCTTTGGCTTCTTTGTTTACTAGCTTTGGATTTTCTTTTTTTGGAAAAAATGTACTAAATATTCTTCCTATATATATTGGTGGAATTTTTTACAGCATGTATGAACATGTTAAATTTAAAGATATCTTTCTTCCTGTTTCTTTTGCTACAGCTTTAGCACCTTTCATTAGTGAAGTAGCTTTTAGAACAAATACATTTGAATTTTCATATATAAACGGAATTATTCTAGGAATTATTATAGGATTTATAATTGCTCCTTTAGCAAAAAAAATGAAAAGTTTTCATGAGGGATATAATCTATATAATTTAGGATTTACAGCTGGAATTTTAGGACTAGTTCTTAATTGTATTTTAAAAGCATATCATTTTGAAGTCGCTTCTAGAAAAATATTATCTGTTCAATATAATAACATTTTGCAAGTTTGTTGTACTGTAATTTTTATGATTTTTATTATTGTTGGTTTTTATATTAATGACAACTCCTTTTCAGGATACAAAGAATTAGTTAAATCAAAAGGATTGGAAATTGATTTTGTTCCAACTTTTGGTTATGGTCTAACTTTTATCAATATGGGACTAATGGGATTTTTTGCAATGTTGTTCTCTCTTTCTCTTAATCAAACTTTAAATGGTCCTATCTTAGCTGGAATTTTTACTGTAGTTGGTTTTGCAGCCCATGGAAAAACTCCATTCAATACTCTTCCTATCTTAATTGGAGTAATTTTATCAGGAGTTACAACTATACATAAAGATATATTTATTATTGTTTTATCTGGTCTTTTTGGAACATCTCTAGCTCCTATTGCAGGAATTTTTGGCCCATTTTGGGGAATAATAGCTGGTTGGTTGCATCTCACTGTTGTAACAAACATTGGAACCCTTCACGGAGGACTTAATTTATATAATAATGGATTTTCTGCTGGTATTGTAGCTAGTTTTCTATTGCCAATTATGAGAACTTTTAATGAAAGAGGTCTAAAAAGAGAATTAAGATTTTTAAAATCTAGAAAAGAATTTTTAGGAATGATAAAAAAAGAAGATTTTGAATAAACTTAAGTTATTAATCAATTTTATAAAAAAAGGATTAACAAAAGTTAATCCTTTTTTTATTCATTTTCTATGGATAAACTAGCTATTCCGTTTAAATTTAAATTCTCATTAGGAACATATCCTCTTTTGACTTTATAGTAAGCCGCTGTGGCTATCATAGCTCCATTATCTGTACAATATTTCATACTCGGATAAGAAACTTTTATATTTTTTTCTTCTCCTCTTCTCTTTAATTCATTTCTTAAAAGAGAATTAGCTGCTACTCCACCTGCTATTATAACCTGTTTTACATTCTTTTCTTCACATGCTTTAAGAACTTTTTTACATAAAATATCAACTACTTCTTTTTGGAAAGAAGCAGCTAAATCTTCTGGTATAAAAGTTTCATTTTTCATTTTCATTTTATTAACATAATTTATAACAGAAGTCTTTATTCCAGAAAAACTAAAATCATATCCTTCTACTTTAGGTTCTGGAATATGTAAAAAATTAGGATTTCCACTATAATACATTTTATCTATAACAGGGCCTCCTGGATATCCAATCCCTAATACTCTTGCTACTTTATCATAGCTTTCTCCAACAGCATCATCTAAGGTTCCACCTAAGTTTATAAAATTATGCTCTTTATCTATATAAATTATATTTGTATGTCCTCCAGAAACTACTAAAGAAATACATGGAAGTTCTACATCATTTTCTATAAAATTAGCATATATATGTCCTCTAATGTGATGTACTGGTATTAGAGGTATTTTTTTTCCATATGATAATCCTTTAGCAAAAGAAACACCTACTAATAATGCTCCTATTAATCCTGGAGCATAAGTAACAGCAATATAATCAATATCTTCTAATTTAACTTTAGCTTGTTCTAAACTTTCTTCTAATATTGTAGCTATATTTTTTATATGATGTCTTGAAGCAATTTCTGGAACAACTCCTCCGTACTCCTTATGAATTTCTATTTGAGAAGATATATAGTTAGACAACACTTCTTTTCCATCTCTAACTATCGCTATAGAAGTTTCATCACACGAAGTTTCTATTCCTAATACTAACATTTTTTCTCCTTTCTAGTTTTTAAAACTATGAATAGGGGCAGGTATTCTTCCACCTCTTTTTATAAAATCTTCACATTTAAATTTATTTACATCCATTATTGGAGCATATCCTAACAATCCTCCAAATTGAACGCTTTCCCCTACTTTTTTTCCAATAACAGGTATAAGTCTAGCTGCTGTAGTTTTATTGTTTACCATTCCAATAGCAGCCTCATCAGCTATTATTCCTGAAATAGTAGTCGCTGATACATCTCCTGGAATAGCTATCATATCAAGTCCTACAGAACATACACAAGTCATAGCTTCTAACTTTTCTAATGATAAAGCCCCTATCTCTGCTGCATGAATCATAGCATGATCTTCACTTACAGGAATGAAAGCTCCACTTAATCCTCCAACATATGAAGATGCCATTACTCCACCTTTTTTTACATTATCGTTTAAAATTGCTAATGCTGCTGTAGTTCCTGGAGCTCCTGGTTGTTCTAATCCCATTTCTTGAAAAATTTCTCCGATACTATCTCCTACAGCTGGAGTTGGAGCTAATGATAAATCTATTATTCCAAAAGGAACTCCCAATCTTTTAGCTGTCTCTTGGGCTACTAATTGTCCAACTCTTGTTATTTTAAAAGCTGTTCTCTTTACTACTTCACATAAAGTTTCAAAATCTGCTTCTTTAACTGATTCTAATGCTTTTTTTACAACTCCTGGACCACTAACTCCAACATTTATAACACAATCTGCTTCTCCTACTCCATGGAAAGCTCCTGCCATAAATGGATTATCTTCAACAGCATTACAAAATACAACAAACTTTGCACAACCTATACATTCTCTATCTTTTGTTAATTCAGCAGTTTCTTTTATTATTTCTCCCATTCTTTTTACTGCATCCATATTTATACCATTTCTTGAAGTTCCAATATTCACTGAAGAACAAACTCTTTCAGTTTCTGTTAATGCTTGTGGAATAGAATTTATAAGTATTTCATCAGCTTTTGTATATCCTTTATGAACAAGAGCAGAAAATCCACCTATAAAATTTACACCACAATCTTTAGCTGCTCTATCTAATGTTTTAGCTACACTAACATAAGAATCTGTTTCACATCCAGCAGCAGCTATAGCTATAGGAGTTACTGATATTCTTTTATTTACAACTGGAATTCCAAATTGTTTTGCTATTTCATCTCCAACTTTTACTAAATCTTTAGCATAAGTTGTTATTTTTTTATAAATTTTTTCATTGAATCTATCTATGTTTGAATCTGCACAATCCATTAAACTAATTCCCATAGTTATTGTACGAACATCCAAATTAGCCTGATCTATCATCGCATTCGTTTCTTGAATTTCTACTTTAGATATCATATACTTACTCCTTTATTTGTTAAATACGGTGCATACAATTAAATATATCTTCATGTTGCATATTTATTATAACTTCTAGTTCTTTTCCAATTTCAGCTAACTCGTCTATTAGATTTTCCATACTCGTAGTTGATTTTTCTATATCTACAATCATCATCATGTTAAAGTATCCATTTACTATCGTTTGAGAAATATCTAATATATTTATATTTTTTTCTGATAAATATGTACATACTTTTGCTATAATACCAACTTTATCTTTTCCTAATACAGTTATAATACTTTTCATTTTTTCCTCCTCGATTTTTTTTTGATAGTATAGTATATCATTTATTTCAAAAAAAGCAAATAAAAAAAAACTATCTTATTTTTTAATAAGATAGTTTTTCATCTATTTCTTAGTCAATAACTGATACTTTAACAGCTATTGGTCCCTTAGCTCCTTCTTCAACTTCAAAGCTAACTGTTTGATTTTCCTCAAGATTTTTAAATCCTTCTCCTAAAATTCCTGAAAAATGTACAAAATAATCTTTTCCTTCTTCTGAAGTAATAAATCCAAATCCTTTTTCCTTGTTAAACCATTTAACTTTTCCTTTTAGCATCAAAACCCTCCAAAATTTTATTTTCAGTTCTTTATTAGATAAAAAAATCATATAAGGAACATCTTTATTATACTCTTAACTAAAAATATATGCAAGATTTTTTTATACAGTTGTTATTTCTTTTTCTTTTAATGCTAATAAATTATCTATTTCTTTTATTGTTTTATCTGTTAATTTTTGTACTTCTTCTTCTGCTGCTTTTAATTCATCATCTGTTAATTCTTCAGCTTTTTGTAATCTTCTAAGTCCATTATTTATATCTTTTCTGATATTTCTTGCTCCTACTTTGCTTTCTTCAGCTTCTTTTTTGGCTAATTTTACATATTCTTTTCTTCTATCTGCTGTTAATTCTGGAACCATTAATCTTATAACTCTTCCATCATTATTTGGTGTTAATCCAATATTAGCTGACATTATTGCTTTTTCAATAACAGGGATTACTGACTTATCCCAAGGATCTATTACTAATAATCTAGCTTCTGGAGCTGATACTGTTCCTACTTGATTTAAAGGCATAAGAGAACCATATTGCTCCACTTTTATTCCATCTAACATAGCAACACTAGCTCTTCCAGCTCTAATTCCAGCAAATTTATGTTTTGTTACTTCTATTGTTTTTTCCATTTTTTCTTTACATTCTTTCATTAATAAATCTTTGCTCATATAATTCCTCCTAAAACTATTTTTTATACAACTACTGTACCTATCTTTTCACCTAATACTACTTTTTCTATATTTCCTTCTACTAAAGAATTAAAAACTATTAAAGGAAGTTTGTTATCTCTACAAAGTGAAATTGCTGCAGCATCCATTACTTTTAAATTTTTATTTAAAACTTCTGTATAAGTTATTGTTTCATATTTTTTAGCATCTGAATATTTTACAGGATCTTTATCATAAATTCCATCAACTTTAGTAGCTTTTATAACTACATCAGCATTTATTTCAACTGCTCTTAATACAGCTGCTGTATCTGTAGTAAAATAAGGATTTCCTGTTCCAGCTCCAAATATAACTACTCTTCCTTTTTCTAAATGTCTTTGAGCTCTTCTTTTTATAAATGGTTCTGCTACTTTAGGCATTTCTATTCCACTTTGAACTCTTGTTGGAATTCCTAATTTTTCAATAGCATTTTGAAGCGCTAAAGAGTTTATCATAGTAGCTAACATTCCCATATGGTCTCCAGTTACTCTATCTATCCCGATTTCTTCTCCAGAAAGTCCTCTAAATATATTTCCTCCACCAATTACTACAGCAACTTCTACACCTAAATTAACTACATCTTTGATTTGTTTTGCATAAGAAGAGATTACTTTTGAATCTATACCAAACTCTTGTTCTCCCATTAAAGCTTCTCCACTAAGCTTTAACAATATTCTTTTATATATAGGTTTCATTTTTCCTCCTAGTTTTTATTTAAAAAAATAGGGATGCAAATTGCATCCCCTAATTGCTTTTCTTAAGAAGTACTATCCTTTAATTTGAGCTGCAACTTCTGCTGCGAAGTCTTCTACTTTTTTCTCAATTCCTTCTCCTACTTTATATCTAGTGAAAGAAACAACTGTCATATCTCCAGCAAATTGTTCTACAGTTTCTTTATTTTCTGCTCTTACATATACTTGATTTACTAAACAATTTTCTTCATAGAATTTTTTCATTTTTCCAACTAATATATTTTCTATAATTTTAGCTGGTTTTCCTTCTGCTTCTAATTGTTTTCTAGCTATTTCTTTTTCATGCTCTAAAGTTTCTGTTGTAACTTGAGATGAATTTAAGAAAGATGGGTTCATAGCTGCTATATGCATTGCTATTCCTTTTGCTCTTTCTAATCTTTCTGGAGTCATTTCAGCTGATAATTCAACTATTACTCCTAATTTTCCTCCAAGATGGTTATAAGTTGTTACAAATCCTTCTGCTACAACTTTTTCCATTCTTCTGATGTTCATATTTTCTCCAATTTTAGCAATTAATTCAACTAGAGCTTGCTCTACTGTTCTTCCATCTGCTAAAGTTTGAGCTTTTAATTCTTCAACTGTCATAGCTGAAGTATTTAATGCAATTTCTACTAAAGTTTTTCCAAAGTTTTTGAATTCATCGTTTTTAGCAACGAAATCTGTTTCAGCATTGAATTCTATAACAACTGCTGTTTTATGATCAGGTGTTACACCATCAAAAATTAATCCTTCAGCTGCTATTCTTCCTGCTTTTTTAACTGCTTTAGCCATACCTTTTTCTCTTAGGTAGTCTATAGCTTTATCCATATCTCCATTAGTTTCTGTAAGTGCTTTTTTACAATCCATCATTCCAGCACCAGTCATTTCTCTTAATTCTTTTACTGCTTGAGCTGTGATTGCCATACTAAATCCTCCTTGAAAAATTTATATAAAATTCTCTTATTCTGCTGATCCGTTTTCTAAAACTTCTTCAACTGTTTCAGTTTCTGTAGAAACTTCTTCTACTTTCTCTTCAGTTCCTTGTCTTCCTTCGATTATTGCGTTTGCAACTAATGTAGACATTAATTTTACTGATCTTATAGCATCATCATTAGCTGGAATTGGATAAGTAATTAAATCTGGATCTACGTTAGTATCTATCATAGCAATTACTGGAATTCCTAAGTTAGCTGCTTCTGCTACTGCTAAAGCTTCTTTTTTAACGTCTACTACGAATAATGCTGCTGGTACTCCAGGCATATCTTGAATTCCTGCTAAGTTTTTATTTAATTTTTCTAATTCTTTTCTTAAGTTAGCTGCTTCTTTTTTAGTATAAGCTGTATCTAAAGTTCCATCTTGATCCAT
This genomic window from Fusobacterium sp. FSA-380-WT-3A contains:
- the eno gene encoding phosphopyruvate hydratase, which codes for MTRIIDVVAREILDSRGNPTVEVDVVLECGAKGRAAVPSGASTGAYEAVELRDGDKSRYLGKGVLTAVNNVNTEIKELILGMDALDQVKIDKAMIALDGTPNKGRLGANAILGVSLAVAKAAAEALGMPLYKYLGGVNAKELPLPMMNILNGGSHADSAVDVQEFMIQPVGAANFNEAMRMGCEVFHHLGKLLKANGDSTNVGNEGGYAPAKINGTEGALDLIMEAIKAAGYEPGKDITFAMDAASSEFCKEVDGKFEYHFKREGGVVRTSEEMVEWYASLVEKYPIKSIEDGLGEDDWAGWQLLTAKLGDKVQLVGDDLFVTNTERLKRGIELKAGNAILIKLNQIGTLTETLDAIEMAKRAGMTAVVSHRSGETEDATIADIAVATNAGQIKTGSTSRTDRMAKYNQLLRIEEELGDMAQYNGMDVFYNISK
- the pykF gene encoding pyruvate kinase PykF; its protein translation is MKKTKIVCTIGPKSESKEMLTKLLKAGMNVMRLNFSHGSHEEHAARIAALREVKEETGLKAAILLDTKGPEIRTIKLENGEDVKLVAGQEFTITTDKTVIGNSKMVAVTYDDFAKDLSVGNTVLIDDGLIELTVKEIVGNEVKCVVENNGMLGENKGVNLPNVKVNLPALAKKDIADLKFGCQQGIDFVAASFIRKGDDVREVRRVLTENGGADIKIISKIENKEGLDNFDEILELSDGIMVARGDLGVEIPVEEVPFAQKMMIEKCNQAGKPVITATQMLDSMINNPRPTRAEANDVANAILDGTDAVMLSGESAKGKYPVEAVEVMTRIAEKTDPLLYSNVDYDKKEEIGITEAVAKGCVDAAEVLGAKLIVVGTGSGRAARSLRKYFPSAMILAVTNSQKSFNQLLLSKGVIPYLSGDFKNLNDFMENAEKAAVGLGLVKSGDIIAATCGEEVFMPGTTNTVKIIRVK
- a CDS encoding GIY-YIG nuclease family protein → MKKEKWYVYMLRCQDDSIYTGITKNVEKRYKQHMEGKGAKYTRSHKCKKIEVIFEEENKSNAAKLEYFLKQKSKIEKEKIIKSKK
- a CDS encoding DUF1576 domain-containing protein produces the protein MDNLQEKRKLHAFELGILLIFLFIISLLFYGKFILKENIFIGFSNILTSQAGLITDFLMVGGLTAGFLNSLIILLFNYFIIKYLNIELKGMALASLFTSFGFSFFGKNVLNILPIYIGGIFYSMYEHVKFKDIFLPVSFATALAPFISEVAFRTNTFEFSYINGIILGIIIGFIIAPLAKKMKSFHEGYNLYNLGFTAGILGLVLNCILKAYHFEVASRKILSVQYNNILQVCCTVIFMIFIIVGFYINDNSFSGYKELVKSKGLEIDFVPTFGYGLTFINMGLMGFFAMLFSLSLNQTLNGPILAGIFTVVGFAAHGKTPFNTLPILIGVILSGVTTIHKDIFIIVLSGLFGTSLAPIAGIFGPFWGIIAGWLHLTVVTNIGTLHGGLNLYNNGFSAGIVASFLLPIMRTFNERGLKRELRFLKSRKEFLGMIKKEDFE
- the tsaD gene encoding tRNA (adenosine(37)-N6)-threonylcarbamoyltransferase complex transferase subunit TsaD, coding for MLVLGIETSCDETSIAIVRDGKEVLSNYISSQIEIHKEYGGVVPEIASRHHIKNIATILEESLEQAKVKLEDIDYIAVTYAPGLIGALLVGVSFAKGLSYGKKIPLIPVHHIRGHIYANFIENDVELPCISLVVSGGHTNIIYIDKEHNFINLGGTLDDAVGESYDKVARVLGIGYPGGPVIDKMYYSGNPNFLHIPEPKVEGYDFSFSGIKTSVINYVNKMKMKNETFIPEDLAASFQKEVVDILCKKVLKACEEKNVKQVIIAGGVAANSLLRNELKRRGEEKNIKVSYPSMKYCTDNGAMIATAAYYKVKRGYVPNENLNLNGIASLSIENE
- a CDS encoding PFL family protein, with product MISKVEIQETNAMIDQANLDVRTITMGISLMDCADSNIDRFNEKIYKKITTYAKDLVKVGDEIAKQFGIPVVNKRISVTPIAIAAAGCETDSYVSVAKTLDRAAKDCGVNFIGGFSALVHKGYTKADEILINSIPQALTETERVCSSVNIGTSRNGINMDAVKRMGEIIKETAELTKDRECIGCAKFVVFCNAVEDNPFMAGAFHGVGEADCVINVGVSGPGVVKKALESVKEADFETLCEVVKRTAFKITRVGQLVAQETAKRLGVPFGIIDLSLAPTPAVGDSIGEIFQEMGLEQPGAPGTTAALAILNDNVKKGGVMASSYVGGLSGAFIPVSEDHAMIHAAEIGALSLEKLEAMTCVCSVGLDMIAIPGDVSATTISGIIADEAAIGMVNNKTTAARLIPVIGKKVGESVQFGGLLGYAPIMDVNKFKCEDFIKRGGRIPAPIHSFKN
- a CDS encoding ACT domain-containing protein, with product MKSIITVLGKDKVGIIAKVCTYLSEKNINILDISQTIVNGYFNMMMIVDIEKSTTSMENLIDELAEIGKELEVIINMQHEDIFNCMHRI
- a CDS encoding cold-shock protein, giving the protein MLKGKVKWFNKEKGFGFITSEEGKDYFVHFSGILGEGFKNLEENQTVSFEVEEGAKGPIAVKVSVID
- the frr gene encoding ribosome recycling factor translates to MSKDLLMKECKEKMEKTIEVTKHKFAGIRAGRASVAMLDGIKVEQYGSLMPLNQVGTVSAPEARLLVIDPWDKSVIPVIEKAIMSANIGLTPNNDGRVIRLMVPELTADRRKEYVKLAKKEAEESKVGARNIRKDINNGLRRLQKAEELTDDELKAAEEEVQKLTDKTIKEIDNLLALKEKEITTV
- the pyrH gene encoding UMP kinase; the encoded protein is MKPIYKRILLKLSGEALMGEQEFGIDSKVISSYAKQIKDVVNLGVEVAVVIGGGNIFRGLSGEEIGIDRVTGDHMGMLATMINSLALQNAIEKLGIPTRVQSGIEMPKVAEPFIKRRAQRHLEKGRVVIFGAGTGNPYFTTDTAAVLRAVEINADVVIKATKVDGIYDKDPVKYSDAKKYETITYTEVLNKNLKVMDAAAISLCRDNKLPLIVFNSLVEGNIEKVVLGEKIGTVVV
- the tsf gene encoding translation elongation factor Ts, whose translation is MAITAQAVKELREMTGAGMMDCKKALTETNGDMDKAIDYLREKGMAKAVKKAGRIAAEGLIFDGVTPDHKTAVVIEFNAETDFVAKNDEFKNFGKTLVEIALNTSAMTVEELKAQTLADGRTVEQALVELIAKIGENMNIRRMEKVVAEGFVTTYNHLGGKLGVIVELSAEMTPERLERAKGIAMHIAAMNPSFLNSSQVTTETLEHEKEIARKQLEAEGKPAKIIENILVGKMKKFYEENCLVNQVYVRAENKETVEQFAGDMTVVSFTRYKVGEGIEKKVEDFAAEVAAQIKG
- the rpsB gene encoding 30S ribosomal protein S2, which encodes MAVVTMKQLLESGVHFGHQAKRWNPKMAKYIFTERNGIHVIDLHKSLKKIEEAYEVVREISANGGNFLFVGTKKQAQEAMKEQAERSGMFYVNNRWLGGMLTNFQTIKGRIARLKELTRMDQDGTLDTAYTKKEAANLRKELEKLNKNLAGIQDMPGVPAALFVVDVKKEALAVAEAANLGIPVIAMIDTNVDPDLITYPIPANDDAIRSVKLMSTLVANAIIEGRQGTEEKVEEVSTETETVEEVLENGSAE